The proteins below come from a single candidate division WOR-3 bacterium genomic window:
- a CDS encoding protein kinase, with the protein MIARRIRNFEIKELIATGGMAAIYKANQTTLDRIVAVKILHGHLAQDKDFIIRFEREAKAAANLQHENIVNIIDFGQEEEVYFIAMEYVDGKSLKDLLNQVKFIPQEIALGIILEIAKGLGYAHQKGIVHRDMKPANILIGYDGCVKIADFGLAQAQDLTTITVTGAIVGTPAYMSPEQAAGKKVDNRSDIFSLGVVFYEMLTGAKPFKGENYSSVIHEILTVTPPKAFEANPLISKELSTIIERVLEKDPDKRYQNIEEFSEDITIHMRRSRIEVVRKDIGDFVSAPEEKIKILLEKRKERHFERGIYFMNSGYEKIDDAIAEFEKVILLDPNDKRAKGYLEELKKKKERIPSSKKIKEKKPTRMTPVFTGLFLGLIVIALIVYFIFHSFRNIPVKELKGLAIVNTIPYGALIILDDDSTGKITPAELESLKVGEHQIELKKEGYKPFVQKFEIKGNDTVRLDITLITEIAKQDTVIEVKNPANKKPLPPVQGTSYLKVKVEPWAKIYIDGKYIETTPIAGNLTVSSGVHNIRLENPNFKIWQRNIKFAPNETIDLNVRLEPLEGALKLVVKPWADVYIDGKFYETTPIAQPIKLSAGQHRLKLINPLCKTYEEVITIKPNQVLKKDIELEKK; encoded by the coding sequence ATGATAGCCCGCAGAATAAGAAATTTTGAGATAAAAGAACTCATCGCTACCGGTGGCATGGCGGCAATATATAAAGCAAACCAAACAACCCTTGATCGGATTGTTGCTGTAAAAATTCTTCATGGCCATCTTGCTCAGGATAAAGATTTTATAATCCGTTTTGAAAGAGAGGCAAAGGCTGCGGCAAATTTACAGCATGAGAATATTGTAAATATCATTGATTTTGGACAGGAAGAAGAAGTTTATTTCATTGCAATGGAGTATGTAGATGGTAAGAGTCTTAAGGATTTATTGAATCAGGTAAAATTTATTCCTCAAGAAATTGCCCTTGGTATTATCCTTGAGATTGCAAAGGGCCTTGGATACGCCCACCAAAAAGGAATTGTGCACCGGGATATGAAACCAGCAAATATCCTTATCGGTTATGATGGATGTGTTAAGATTGCAGATTTTGGACTCGCCCAGGCACAGGATTTGACCACTATCACTGTTACCGGTGCGATAGTTGGAACACCTGCATATATGTCTCCTGAACAGGCGGCAGGAAAAAAGGTGGACAACCGCTCGGATATCTTTTCCCTGGGGGTTGTTTTTTATGAAATGCTCACAGGTGCAAAGCCGTTCAAGGGTGAAAATTATTCTTCGGTTATCCATGAGATTCTTACAGTAACCCCGCCCAAGGCATTTGAGGCAAATCCTTTGATTTCAAAAGAATTGAGCACAATTATTGAGCGGGTTCTGGAAAAAGACCCGGATAAAAGATACCAGAATATTGAAGAATTCTCTGAGGACATTACTATTCATATGAGGCGGTCAAGGATTGAAGTGGTCCGTAAGGATATCGGTGATTTTGTATCTGCTCCGGAAGAAAAAATTAAAATTTTACTGGAAAAAAGAAAAGAGCGCCATTTTGAGCGTGGTATATATTTTATGAATTCTGGCTATGAAAAAATTGATGACGCAATTGCAGAATTTGAAAAAGTTATATTGTTAGATCCCAATGACAAAAGGGCAAAGGGTTATCTTGAAGAATTAAAGAAAAAGAAAGAGAGGATACCATCATCTAAGAAGATTAAAGAGAAAAAACCGACAAGAATGACACCTGTTTTTACAGGACTATTTTTGGGGTTAATCGTTATCGCACTAATAGTTTATTTTATATTCCATTCTTTTAGAAATATTCCAGTGAAAGAATTGAAGGGTCTCGCAATAGTCAATACGATACCTTATGGAGCTTTAATAATCCTTGATGATGATAGCACAGGGAAGATAACCCCTGCAGAGTTGGAAAGTTTAAAGGTCGGAGAGCATCAAATTGAATTAAAAAAAGAAGGTTATAAACCATTTGTTCAGAAGTTTGAAATCAAGGGCAATGACACAGTAAGACTTGACATAACGCTAATAACTGAAATTGCAAAACAAGATACTGTAATTGAAGTTAAAAATCCGGCCAACAAAAAGCCATTGCCTCCGGTTCAGGGAACGAGTTATTTAAAAGTGAAGGTTGAACCCTGGGCAAAAATATATATTGATGGCAAGTATATTGAAACTACACCCATTGCCGGTAATTTAACTGTCAGTTCAGGGGTTCATAATATACGCCTTGAGAATCCAAATTTTAAAATATGGCAGAGAAATATTAAATTCGCTCCGAACGAAACCATTGATTTAAATGTGCGGCTTGAACCACTTGAAGGAGCTTTAAAACTCGTTGTTAAACCCTGGGCAGATGTCTATATAGATGGCAAATTCTATGAAACAACACCGATTGCACAGCCGATTAAATTATCTGCTGGACAGCATAGATTAAAATTGATAAATCCTTTATGTAAGACCTATGAAGAAGTTATTACGATCAAGCCGAATCAGGTTTTGAAAAAGGATATTGAACTTGAGAAAAAATAA
- a CDS encoding tetratricopeptide repeat protein, whose product MFKKLILFAILSGICFGQQVTGDSLLRMLDSAKLYYNNGEYENAIKQLEGALQYLKQLNKNEQVEAYKYLGFSYVAFGDKEKAKEQFKKALSLDPKLELDPATVSPKIIKVFEEAKAEMIAITPVPQPVQPTPPKPVEPVVKPKSVSTSGALLRSCCLPGWGQMYKGEDSKGKIMLITTAILFPTTLIATSIQNVKHENYLKIEPGNEDEMDRAYKEYRAWYNISAICWLGYLGFYGYNIYDVITSKPGIRSSMIEDNNRIYCRFNGEELDVGYNFKIK is encoded by the coding sequence ATGTTCAAAAAACTTATTCTCTTTGCTATTTTATCTGGCATTTGTTTTGGACAGCAGGTGACTGGAGATTCTTTGTTAAGAATGCTGGACAGTGCAAAATTATATTATAATAATGGTGAATATGAGAATGCAATCAAACAATTGGAAGGTGCACTTCAGTATCTTAAACAGTTAAACAAAAATGAACAGGTTGAGGCATACAAATATCTTGGATTCAGTTATGTTGCATTTGGTGATAAAGAAAAGGCAAAAGAACAATTTAAAAAGGCACTCAGTCTTGACCCTAAGTTAGAATTAGACCCTGCTACTGTCTCACCGAAAATCATAAAAGTATTTGAAGAAGCAAAGGCTGAAATGATCGCTATTACACCTGTTCCTCAACCGGTTCAACCCACCCCACCTAAACCGGTTGAGCCAGTTGTAAAACCAAAGAGTGTGAGTACCTCTGGCGCACTATTACGCAGCTGCTGCCTCCCGGGCTGGGGACAGATGTATAAAGGTGAAGATTCAAAGGGAAAGATAATGCTCATCACCACGGCAATTCTTTTTCCCACCACGCTTATTGCGACTTCAATTCAAAATGTAAAACACGAAAATTATCTTAAGATTGAGCCAGGCAATGAAGATGAAATGGACCGCGCTTATAAAGAATACAGGGCATGGTACAATATCTCTGCAATCTGCTGGCTCGGTTATCTTGGATTTTATGGTTATAATATTTATGATGTTATAACTTCAAAACCTGGAATCAGATCCTCGATGATAGAAGATAATAATAGAATTTACTGTAGATTTAATGGTGAAGAATTGGACGTTGGATACAATTTTAAGATAAAATAA
- a CDS encoding adenylate/guanylate cyclase domain-containing protein codes for MATFLIHKSNEETQVVKLEKEFFTIGRREDNDIVLDDIFVSRHHAEVVKKGETYIIRDQKSRYGTYVNGIRITEKKLDYGDEIQLGNVLITFVDEKRLGPIPERKTVKRRFGDFVGIDKKLEELKTLIAKGEKKDKLLKITDEIKQTVDLYQQNLVEAEKSREIASTLCEVGKVINFVFDLNVLLNLLMDLALRIIQAKRGFIMLYDEKSNALKTKVARNMGGEIDPKKSSGISQGIALESFKTKNIITTEDATKDNRFKTQESVITYAIGSVICAPLLTKEKDILGVIYLDNPVGLNRFSEDDIQFIESFASQAAIAIENAQLYEKIKKEERITERLQRFFSPEVVKKIIAEEKAIKPGGEHCIATILFCDIRGYTSLTERIDTVIALEILNDFLSSMTEEVFVHEGTLDKYIGDCVMAIFGAPVVHPDDPLRAIKCALGMKSRVEELKKRWKEKLNIKDVASFEIGIGINTGEVIAGNIGSEKRLEYTVVSTAVNIASRLEDIAKPGQILISRNTYELVKGNVKVAPLSPVKLKNISQPVEIFELIGLV; via the coding sequence GTGGCAACATTTTTAATCCATAAAAGTAATGAAGAGACCCAGGTAGTAAAATTAGAAAAGGAATTTTTCACGATAGGCAGACGCGAAGATAATGACATAGTCCTTGATGATATTTTTGTCTCAAGACATCATGCTGAGGTGGTCAAAAAAGGAGAAACATACATAATCAGAGACCAGAAGAGTCGCTATGGGACCTATGTAAATGGGATTCGAATAACCGAAAAGAAATTAGATTATGGTGATGAGATACAACTGGGGAATGTCTTGATTACATTTGTTGACGAAAAGCGACTCGGTCCTATTCCTGAACGAAAGACTGTAAAAAGAAGATTCGGGGATTTTGTTGGTATTGATAAAAAATTAGAAGAATTAAAGACGCTTATTGCAAAGGGTGAAAAAAAGGACAAATTATTAAAAATTACAGATGAAATAAAACAGACAGTAGATTTGTACCAACAGAATCTCGTTGAGGCTGAAAAATCAAGGGAAATTGCTTCAACCCTGTGTGAAGTAGGCAAGGTTATAAATTTTGTCTTTGATCTGAATGTCCTTTTGAATCTCTTGATGGACCTCGCATTAAGAATAATCCAGGCAAAAAGGGGATTTATAATGTTGTATGATGAAAAATCTAATGCCCTTAAGACCAAGGTTGCAAGGAATATGGGTGGTGAGATTGATCCTAAAAAATCTTCTGGAATCAGCCAGGGCATTGCTCTTGAATCCTTCAAAACCAAGAATATTATTACAACTGAGGATGCAACAAAAGATAATAGATTCAAGACCCAGGAGAGTGTTATCACCTATGCCATTGGTTCGGTCATATGTGCCCCGCTTCTCACAAAAGAAAAAGATATCCTCGGCGTTATTTATCTTGATAATCCAGTTGGTTTAAATAGATTTTCTGAAGATGATATTCAGTTCATTGAGTCTTTTGCGAGTCAGGCAGCGATAGCGATTGAAAATGCCCAGTTATATGAGAAGATAAAAAAAGAAGAAAGGATTACGGAAAGATTACAGAGATTCTTCTCGCCCGAAGTTGTAAAAAAAATTATTGCTGAAGAAAAGGCAATAAAACCGGGCGGTGAGCACTGCATCGCTACAATTCTTTTTTGTGATATCCGTGGTTATACATCGCTTACCGAAAGGATTGATACGGTTATTGCACTTGAGATTTTGAATGATTTTTTGAGCAGTATGACCGAAGAGGTATTTGTACATGAAGGGACCCTTGATAAATATATCGGAGATTGTGTAATGGCGATATTTGGTGCACCGGTTGTCCATCCCGATGACCCACTGAGGGCGATAAAGTGTGCCTTAGGAATGAAGAGCAGGGTTGAAGAATTAAAGAAGAGATGGAAGGAAAAACTAAATATAAAAGATGTTGCATCATTTGAAATCGGAATCGGGATTAATACCGGTGAGGTTATTGCCGGTAATATTGGAAGCGAAAAAAGGCTTGAATACACAGTCGTTTCTACCGCAGTGAATATTGCATCAAGGCTTGAAGATATTGCAAAGCCGGGTCAGATTTTAATCAGTAGAAACACCTATGAACTGGTAAAAGGAAATGTAAAGGTTGCTCCATTATCACCCGTCAAATTAAAGAATATAAGTCAGCCCGTTGAAATTTTTGAACTTATTGGGTTGGTGTGA
- a CDS encoding carboxypeptidase-like regulatory domain-containing protein → MKKIIVIAMITLFAGCLKPPRDNPYDPDNPNKAYLAGYVSSADGKISGAEVKLLTMDDSIYSITSSNSAGWYEFTNVNPGIYKLIAFARNFIPTEYSPESLPAGSSDTVELYFNAVKYTFDEEDTGTVEPTDFKRLYGNWRVVNDSTAPSQPNAYNCFSQIGISNYAKTVSDFSIGLNFKFLTPVDTFSYAGVILRMKDTINYYSVSVSRKALIFAKIKNGNPIPLDYYPLFINQNQWYELWVDAIGSEFKIYFDGDLKIEKSDTEFSQGKVGLFISRETAPPISVNFDDVIICR, encoded by the coding sequence ATGAAGAAAATTATAGTTATTGCAATGATTACCCTATTCGCCGGTTGTTTAAAACCACCGAGGGATAATCCATACGACCCAGATAACCCAAATAAGGCATATTTGGCTGGTTATGTTAGTTCTGCAGATGGTAAAATTTCTGGTGCAGAGGTAAAACTGCTGACTATGGATGATTCTATATATTCGATAACATCATCGAATTCCGCAGGTTGGTATGAATTTACAAATGTTAACCCGGGAATCTATAAATTAATTGCCTTTGCCCGTAATTTTATTCCCACCGAATATTCACCGGAGAGCCTTCCTGCAGGTTCTTCTGATACAGTTGAACTTTACTTCAACGCAGTGAAATATACCTTTGATGAAGAAGATACCGGTACTGTCGAGCCAACAGACTTTAAGAGACTTTATGGCAACTGGCGGGTGGTTAATGACAGCACTGCCCCATCTCAACCAAACGCATATAATTGCTTCAGCCAGATTGGAATATCTAACTATGCTAAAACGGTTTCTGATTTCTCAATCGGATTAAATTTCAAGTTTCTAACCCCGGTGGATACATTCAGTTATGCAGGTGTTATTTTAAGGATGAAGGATACTATAAACTATTATTCTGTTTCTGTATCAAGAAAGGCTTTGATTTTTGCTAAAATAAAGAATGGAAATCCAATTCCTCTTGATTATTACCCATTATTTATCAATCAAAACCAGTGGTATGAATTGTGGGTTGATGCAATCGGCAGCGAATTTAAAATATACTTTGATGGCGATTTAAAGATTGAAAAGAGCGATACAGAATTCTCTCAAGGCAAGGTTGGGCTATTTATAAGCCGAGAAACGGCACCCCCGATATCAGTAAACTTTGATGATGTAATTATCTGCAGATAG